The nucleotide sequence tttttcgatgattttcgtggggcgcgaatttttcccCTGATTTTCACGGAGCGCGTaatttcgcgggtcgcgtattttttcgcggattttcgcggggcgcgattttctcgggtcgctgacagaggttctcaatgaatgtaaagttgaggcctctatgtttcacagtttccgagataatctactttaaagattttcagacacttttatgcatttctcatccaattttcctcattaataacgataatattaagttacatacaatttaaacgaaatttgcattatttatgtataaatatcgttcaagtttgccacaatccgaatttgcaacgaaggaatcacacctctataagctgatctaggcttatcactggcttttttttTAGGTACAAGAATGTACATTTGTTCCCTCGACTGTGCCATGATATTGGTATTCTGATGGTTCTCTGTGAATGCTGTGGCTTTCACTTCACCACTGCCAGTGAATTCATGCATCACTACCAGGAAAAACATCTGAGGAAGCCTAAGAAGGAAGTTATGCCGAAGTGTCGTCAGTATCTCTGCGATGTCTGTGGGAAATCCTACACTCAATCTTCACATCTCTGGCAGCATTTGCGTTTCCATCGTGGTGTAAAGCCGTTTGAGTGTCGCGAAGAAGGCTGTTCCAGGCGCTTCACCATCCGTCCAGATCTCAATGATCACATTAGGAAGTGCCATACAGGTGAACGTCCATATCACTGCCTCGTATGTGGCAAGCGCTTCCTCACGGGCTCTGTGTACTATCAGCACCGTCTGATCCATCGTGGTGAACGCAGGTATGGCTGTGAGGAGTGTGGGAAGAGATTCTACAGGGCAGATGCCCTAAAGAATCACCAAAGAATCCATACAGGTGAGAAACCTTTTGCGTGCAATTTTTGCTCAAAGAAATTCCGTCAGAGAGGAGATCGTGACAAACACATCAAAGCACGCCATGGAGCTATTGATTGTGGGGTCAACTGGGGTGGAGGAGAATTCAGGGCTAACTCAGATTCAGTGTTTATTGGCAATCTTCCACTCCCAAAAGCTATGTTTGCTCCCCTTCTTGCTGACATTGATGCTGAACAATAATCCACCGAGAAGTGAATTTGATGTTTTCTGTTCCTATTTTTCCtcattttaattgtaaaataattttagaaaatctttttataaaaatttataccTCAAATATCGTGGTAACCGTTACAAATGGcaatttgaattttccaatGGCGAATTTCGAATATTCCAAAAAGCACTTCCAGCAATTTTTACTATGCATTTTGTGCAATTTGTATATacaattgtaattattttatctattgaattgatatttgatattttgtagtagaaattgtataaaattgaagaaataaaatttcgCCGTATATTTCCACTGGAATTCGAACTTCCAATGAATTGTCATCAGCTTTCCAGGTGCCATTGGAAGGTTTCTTCCTCTTTTCTCGTAAAATCTTTGAAGCAAACATGGGTTTCAAAAATTTGTGGTATTCTCATCCCAGGAAGTTTGGCCAAGGCTCCAGATGTTGGTGAGTATTGTGCTTAGGGATGCAAAGAATACCCCAATGTTGGGGGATTCTCGAAAAAATGGATGTTTCTGAGGGAAAACACAACTTGAAGAAGCGTCCATGTGGCTGAGGAAGATTCTATGATAATCTAATGACTTTTAATCCTTTTTACAGCCGTGCCTGCTCCAATCGTCATGGTCTGATCCGGAAATACGGACTAAATCTCTGCAGACAGTGTTTCAGAGAGTATGCCAATGATATTGGCTTCAAAAAGGTGAGTTCCATGAAACCTAACCTCAATCTGAAGagcttttattgatttttttctgtgttttccaGCTGGATTAAGCGAATGGGAGATGCAATGGAGTTATTTATCCGGGTAGACATGGGCAGAGAAGCGTGATGGTGTAGAAAAATACAGCAGAATGGTGTATTTATGAGCCGGAGATGGTTGGATAAATAAAACCATTGCATTGTAAAAGGAATCGTCTTATTTTGTAAGGTAAAGCTTTGTTCACATTCGATAgattctttttatttccttCTCTCCACGATTAAACAATCATCAAAATATAAATAACTTTCTGGAATCCTCCTTGTGACTGTCTATCTTGGTGGTAGACTCCCTGTCGGTCGTTCAATTGTCAGACTCTGCTGGGGAACTTTATTGTCCGTCTGGACGCCCATTGATGAATAGATCTCCTTGACAATAAACAAGATGGTATCCTCAGATTGCCAATAGCATACATGACTGGTAAGGGCAAAGATGTACTCATTGAAGAATTCCAAGGGGGCTTCTTGCAGTACATAGTCGATTCTCCTGGCCTGATTGAGTCTTCCCAGCGGTAAATCCGTCTCTCCCGTGTCACATTCACTTCCCCCCGAAGATCCCGTACCAGCTGAACTGATCTCTCGCTGTGTCTCATCCAGATGCAATTGCTCCTCCAGCACCTTGTCCACTTCACATTTGATAGCTTGAGGATCAGCACGTCCCAGACTCGTGATATGGGTCACTGTGTCCACTGTTGAGCGGAAGGTGTCGAAGATTTTCTGTTTTATCTCACCACCAACTCTCACCATTTGCTCCCGGAGTTCttttgaaacaaaaaataaaaaggaagaTCCCTTCAAACCTAtccataaagaaaattgctcagaGTTCTCTTACCCAAATGCATTCTCTTTCTACCCTTGTGATGGGGAATAAGAACTGGGCGCAGGGAACTGAGTTCAGCATTCACCAATCCCTCAATTCTGTACGCCACAATGTCATAGGGATGGAAGATATTGAAGAAACCATCGCACGTGGGAAGCTTAAAGTCCAGTCCGAGGGTGTCAATTCCTCGGACAGTCACAAACATCCCAATTGGTGATCCAAAAGCAAAGAAATTCCTCGGCCGAATATCCAATTGAGGATAATTGATGAATGGCTGACCCGTTCCAGCTGGTCCCATTGTATAGTTTATCTGCTGGGCTGTTTGCTTATCTGGCCTCAGGATGGGCTCTGTCGGTGTGACCACGTTCATCTGGTCAGGAGTTTCCTGTAAggtttgtaaataattttcttgcattttcaaACCTGcaaattagggggaagtggggcatttttgaaattgggatttttcgcctatttttaaataaaattgagccttatcctgataaaatttaactgcacaaatagattgagaagctaaattatatcacgataaggctcaattttatttaaaaatagatgaaaaattccaatttcaaaggctccccactttcaaagatgccccactttcccctatggacataaatttctctagtgtagaGGCCGTAGAGGCCATTGAAGAGAATAAAAtaacctttcaaataaaaaaaatacagcaaGAAAAAATTCTTAACTCGTTCCTGTGTATTATCTCAGGCTAGGATTTTTTTCTAGCCAAAATAAAAAGAACGTATAATTACTTTTTCATGTATTTTAACATATGTAtgtaacggtgctatcacactataggatttttcacaatttaattttaaattgaattcagcaaattgagcattaaaattgcgagaaccacttgaaatttttcatagccgggacacatttttgcgagaaatttgctaaattcaaaaaagccGCGTAGATTgccagttgttttattttgtcaattgtgattttattacattattagaaaaatgagtgagtccagaggaagaaattttcctactttatgtaggatacatgttcaataaaaatgtgtctcaagGTAAGAGGAAGAGATTGTGGGCCATAAAATGGATCCAAGAGAGATCTGCCCacggattcattgaaaaaatctaTGATGATATCGCAACTAGTTATTCTTTTagacacaacaattttcttcgtatAGCTATAAtgaagaatttgaggaactacttcacatagttggaccttatttgcagaaagaaacaacGAAAATGAGGGTGTCTAAATATCGCCTAAAATTGGTTttgttgagcaattttaacattttaatttgatgAGTTGAAACTAATTTGAGCAATcgcatttatgctattttagcatatttaaacatgttttggtgggtcaagtattagtttatatatcaataaataagcgaaaatctattaattcaaatggtttttaatgcaaaataacggatagaaacaattcatctgaaaattaaattgaatttacaaattgaaaaattctagtATGATAGCACGGTAAACTTCACAATCTGAGACAATAAAATTGTTCTCCTGCCTGTCTCTCTGTAGATTACCCCTTTGGAAAATCTcccgaaaatcttaaaatggacAGTAGATTCGTGTTCAGTGAATCAAAACGATTcaaattatggtgctattccaatgaaaaatgaaaaaaaggaaaactttcttctgaatatttttttagtacatggccaACAACTTCTGGAGTCGCTAACACGGCTATTTTAATGTGTTAACTGCATCATTGactttgttgaaaataaaatttgatgacGCAGAAACACGTGAGAATAGCAATGTACTAAAAACaagttcaggagaaagatttcgaccttaatggtgctattccactgaaaaatgaacatatttttctagaattttactgttctcaagtgcttctacataatcgacttttttttgtgttggttcttggcATGACTGTTTTCCACtcttcgccgtgttctaaaaccaataaacagtcgtgacaggaaccaacaaaaagaaaagtcgagtacagtagactctcactcaatcggctctttttcaatcgggcgaagaattttgttgacaattttcacgtttaattatgaagctaatttgctcaaattcgctgtaattcttcctattttatcgtgattctttataattgagagttttttgatgaatttaaaaaggatttgacgcccaaatctatcgataaaccggatgacatttcatcccaaatgcccaattgagagagagtctactgtatgtagaAGCACacgagaacagtaaaattctagaaaaacatgtttatttttttagaatagtaccattatgcccaacgcacaataacttttgttttgtaaacatgtttttgacatttaagtgagagtgaatgaaaatgagatctagtcatctcgctctctcttatatgaaattttgaaaacatgtttacaaacaaaatttattgtgcgttgggcattatgctcaattcacaataacttttattttgtaaacatgttttgacatttcaatgagagtgaatgaaaccgagatctagttatttcgctctctctcatagaaaattttgaaaacatgtttacaaaacaaaagttattgtgcgttgggcattactctGGAAATACTCAATAAAGCCTATATTACACTTTGTGAggaattttcgtaaaaatacagtatttgaattaaaattgcttgTAGAAAGTATACGTAAATCGTGTAAAAAAGCTCAAGTTTGGATACTTTAACTTTCGACACAATTTATGGCGCTATTCTAATGACAAAGAAAAATctttctcttgattttttttagtacatgtctgttgtAATGTGCTTCTGCGCGTAATCGACTTTTGCTtgcgttggttcctgtcacgactgtttagtAGTTTTGGAACCCGACAAAAACTGTGGAACACAGTTATGACagcaaccaacacaaaaaattgATAACATAGAAGCACATGAGACCAGCTAAATGTGAATTAAAATATGTTTAGAATAAAGATCTGTTCTTTCCATTTTTCACCGACATGCTCGAGTCCCTTCTAGGCTGACTTTTCCCGACAATGacctttaataattcatttaacgtgttttcaaggtcaaaagttaatcaATTCTAGATTAGATAGTAtatttgagacgctcagagcagaaatgGACTGTTTTAAAaaggaaatgcatacaaaggagacgacttatgctctgagcgtctcatttcTTAATCGATGGGGAAATGTCTGAATTCATtagaaaggccttgaaattctgaacaaaactgaatcggttaTCTAGTAATGAACTgatagttagggtaagtgtgccaaattccggccagtttgcaatttcggccaccttttttgttcctcgaatttccatgatttttcagtttttacatactctagagattatacaatgcaaaagaataacaaaaaatgtagctttgacaaacgagatgatgtgaaaaagagattggaagaattcccgaagggaaaggaactatgagaatgaaggtggccgaaataaggcaccaaagctatgtatgcatttttaatcattttaaatgtattaagaacgattttaaagtaaataaagacgatagactgccTACAAGgctctaagcaacactcctaaagaagaaggaatgaaaaaaatcaatttctattaaagatattacatttcaaacttgagactttggcgcttgcatgcaactatgccgaaatttggcacagttaccctaattttgattcaaaacagttttatgcattttttttagcaaattttaaaataaaatacagatCGATTTAAATTCATTGTAATCAGATTAACTTAAACAAAATGacgaaatgaaaataataattgcagaaagattgtttttttaattcttgtttaaaaaaaagaaatcttcatCGAAACGAAACAATTAATGAtcatgaattcgagcattctacaaagttcaaatgattgattttattaaaacttaCCGAATTCTCTACTTCGTGCTCATTGTCGTTGCTTGGAGATTTCTGATGGCACAGCAAGTCAAAGAGGATGAGAGAGCCAAGACTGTGTCCAGCCAGTGAGACTCCGcccttgaaattgggatttctctcacagAATAATTTGTACAGACGATTTACTGATCCACAGACCGTGTCCATGATACTCTGACAGAAGATCGGACTCGTGTAGAACAGTACATCCAACAAAGTGTCATTGGTAAAGTTTCTCAGCTTAGGAATGGATTCCAAAGTGATGGATTTCAGTTTGGCATCAATGCCCGATTCATCAGAATGTAGTTCACTGTGCCAAGAAATGGGTAACACTTCAATTCGACCAATTTCTCCAGCATCATACGATGATCTGTAGTGCGATTGAACCATTTGCAGAGCAATATTTCGGAATTCATCAACAACTTCCTCAACAGTTCGAAATTTAAAATCACAAGCCTTCCCAATTCCATGCACCACAAACAACACATGATCAATCTGTTCGGGTTCTCCATCGTCAATATTGAACTCATCGACACCTCTCTTAACCACTCGGGGCCGATTTGTAACCTGTGGCGTATTTCCCCAGGCATCTGGAGTCGTCTGCAGGAAATGCACCATCACATTTGGTCCGTGAAA is from Phlebotomus papatasi isolate M1 chromosome 1, Ppap_2.1, whole genome shotgun sequence and encodes:
- the LOC129799735 gene encoding 40S ribosomal protein S29; its protein translation is MGFKNLWYSHPRKFGQGSRCCRACSNRHGLIRKYGLNLCRQCFREYANDIGFKKLD